A genomic segment from Streptomyces sp. NBC_00459 encodes:
- a CDS encoding DUF805 domain-containing protein has product MNYYLDVLKKYVVFSGRARRKEYWMFTLFSLIVDVVLLVIDSFIGVQILSGVYALAVFLPTLAVTVRRLHDTGRSGWWILFGIIPVVGWITLLVFVCLDGEQGENRYGHNPKFAPTHI; this is encoded by the coding sequence ATGAACTATTACCTCGACGTGCTCAAGAAGTACGTGGTGTTCAGCGGGCGTGCGCGCCGCAAGGAATACTGGATGTTCACGCTGTTCTCGTTGATCGTCGACGTCGTGCTGTTGGTCATCGACAGCTTCATCGGCGTGCAGATCCTCAGCGGTGTGTACGCCCTGGCCGTCTTCCTGCCCACCCTGGCTGTCACCGTGCGTCGACTGCACGACACGGGCCGCTCCGGCTGGTGGATCCTGTTCGGGATCATCCCGGTCGTCGGGTGGATCACGCTGCTGGTCTTCGTGTGCCTCGACGGCGAGCAGGGCGAGAACAGGTACGGTCACAACCCGAAGTTCGCCCCGACGCACATCTGA
- a CDS encoding DUF4253 domain-containing protein yields the protein MATLPNPLPHLTADPTGSALGLALPAGRLIDATDEGPWHEPLLWHAEAPSAPGDWTTHHDACRPTGLLPVVIEVGGGQGGPQEWELMPADTSYPGDHDAEEVLTGFWEEYAAQDETWPGLAPATLNTTNTEQADADVLAARLADSLLAPGSSFKAPRLALVPARRSADIPAAIGWSGPANYESDTARLCAVLRSWEDRFGIRVLALTFNQLVLTVAAPPTTLAEAEAIAAEHFAFCPDNITQGTHTTLRAYAEHELLAKQTWSFWWD from the coding sequence ATGGCGACACTTCCCAACCCGCTGCCCCACCTCACGGCCGACCCCACCGGCAGCGCGCTCGGCCTCGCACTCCCCGCCGGCAGGCTGATCGACGCGACGGACGAGGGCCCGTGGCACGAGCCCCTCCTCTGGCACGCCGAAGCGCCCTCGGCCCCGGGCGACTGGACCACGCACCACGACGCGTGTCGGCCCACCGGGCTCCTCCCGGTGGTCATAGAGGTGGGCGGCGGCCAAGGCGGGCCCCAGGAATGGGAGTTGATGCCCGCCGACACCTCCTACCCCGGGGACCACGACGCCGAGGAGGTCCTCACCGGGTTCTGGGAGGAGTACGCCGCACAGGACGAGACCTGGCCCGGCCTGGCCCCAGCCACCTTGAACACCACCAACACCGAGCAGGCCGACGCCGACGTCCTGGCCGCCCGACTCGCCGACTCGCTCCTCGCCCCCGGCTCCTCCTTCAAGGCACCGCGTCTCGCCCTCGTCCCCGCCCGCCGTTCAGCCGACATCCCCGCCGCCATCGGCTGGTCCGGCCCCGCGAACTACGAGAGCGACACGGCCCGCCTCTGCGCGGTACTCCGCTCCTGGGAGGACCGCTTCGGCATACGGGTCCTGGCGCTCACCTTCAACCAGCTGGTGCTGACCGTGGCCGCCCCGCCGACCACTCTCGCCGAGGCCGAAGCGATAGCCGCCGAACACTTCGCGTTCTGCCCGGACAACATCACGCAGGGCACCCACACCACCCTGCGCGCATACGCCGAACACGAACTGCTGGCCAAGCAGACCTGGTCCTTCTGGTGGGACTGA
- a CDS encoding aminotransferase-like domain-containing protein → MTAPAASVPLASPSDSAAASVPALAARARTVGGSAVRDILAVIARPEVINFAGGLPAPELFDSEGVAAAFRDVFADTPARALQYATTEGEPALREALALRHTRRGLPTDADDLLVTTGSQQALSLLATALLDPGDVVLVESPCYLAALQVFGLAGARVIAVPEDEDGVDAGVLEELVVRHRPKLLYTVPNFRNPTGQTMPGERRAAVAEVAARLGLWIVEDDPYGELRFEGDRVPWIASCPGAEDRTVLLGSFSKVMAPGLRLGWLRAPAELLRACVVAKQAADLHTPTVNQLAAARYLADRDLDAHVRRVARVYGERRAAMLDGIGDALPEGSTWTRPEGGMFLWARLPASYDTTALLRGVVERGVAYVPGASFYAGEVGGAERATMRLCFVTQTPEEIGEGLRRLGAGLR, encoded by the coding sequence ATGACCGCCCCCGCAGCATCAGTGCCACTCGCCTCCCCCTCCGACTCCGCCGCCGCTTCCGTGCCCGCCCTCGCCGCGCGGGCACGGACGGTCGGTGGGTCGGCCGTACGGGACATCCTGGCCGTCATCGCGCGGCCCGAGGTGATCAACTTCGCGGGCGGGCTGCCCGCACCGGAGTTGTTCGACTCGGAGGGTGTGGCCGCCGCGTTCCGCGACGTGTTCGCGGACACGCCCGCGCGGGCCCTGCAGTACGCCACGACCGAGGGTGAGCCGGCCCTGCGCGAGGCGCTCGCACTCCGGCACACCCGACGCGGCCTGCCCACCGACGCGGACGACCTGCTCGTCACCACCGGTTCCCAGCAGGCGCTGTCGCTGCTCGCCACCGCGCTGCTCGACCCCGGGGATGTCGTCCTCGTCGAAAGCCCCTGCTATCTCGCGGCACTTCAGGTGTTCGGGCTGGCCGGCGCTCGGGTGATCGCCGTACCCGAGGACGAGGACGGGGTCGACGCCGGAGTGCTGGAGGAGCTGGTCGTCAGGCACCGGCCCAAGCTGCTCTACACCGTGCCCAACTTCCGGAACCCGACCGGCCAGACGATGCCGGGCGAGCGCCGGGCCGCCGTGGCGGAGGTCGCCGCGCGGCTCGGGCTGTGGATCGTCGAGGACGATCCGTACGGCGAGCTGCGCTTCGAGGGCGATCGGGTGCCGTGGATCGCGTCCTGCCCGGGTGCGGAGGATCGTACGGTCCTGCTCGGCTCCTTCTCCAAGGTCATGGCGCCGGGGCTGCGGCTGGGCTGGCTGCGGGCACCGGCGGAGCTGCTGCGCGCGTGCGTTGTCGCCAAGCAGGCCGCCGACCTGCACACCCCGACCGTCAACCAGCTCGCCGCCGCCCGGTACCTGGCCGACCGTGACCTCGACGCCCATGTGCGGCGCGTGGCCCGCGTCTACGGGGAGCGGCGCGCCGCCATGCTCGACGGCATCGGGGACGCGCTCCCGGAGGGCTCGACCTGGACCCGTCCCGAGGGCGGCATGTTCCTCTGGGCCCGCCTTCCGGCGTCGTACGACACCACCGCCCTGCTCCGTGGGGTGGTGGAGCGGGGCGTCGCGTACGTGCCGGGGGCGTCCTTCTACGCGGGCGAGGTGGGAGGGGCTGAGCGGGCGACGATGCGGTTGTGCTTTGTCACTCAGACCCCGGAGGAGATCGGGGAGGGGCTTCGGCGGTTGGGGGCGGGGTTGCGGTAG
- a CDS encoding SAM-dependent methyltransferase → MSGDALSQDPAELRRRIDTTKAHPARVYDVFLGGKDNYPADRNAAAAALAANPRGYLDVRHNRDFMRRAVTTLAAEEGIRQFLDIGTGLPTQDNVHQIAQRIAPDTRVVYVDNDPIVLAHARALLTSGPEGRTDYIDADLADPAQILEHARKTLDFDQPIALVLAAVLHFVAEPEAYDIVRELVDALPSGSRLVLSHLTEDLNPENIRAVQRTYTERGFTFVLRSRAEVERFFEENGLTLDEPGVVPAHHWRPDGGAPVPEQVEAAYFDSLDDIEKVRYRDINDVTDADINVYGASGRKG, encoded by the coding sequence ATGAGCGGCGATGCTCTCAGTCAGGACCCCGCCGAGCTGAGAAGGAGGATCGACACCACCAAGGCCCACCCGGCCCGGGTCTACGACGTCTTCCTCGGCGGCAAGGACAACTACCCGGCCGACCGCAACGCGGCCGCCGCGGCGCTCGCCGCCAATCCGCGCGGCTACCTGGACGTCCGGCACAACCGGGACTTCATGCGCCGCGCCGTCACCACCCTGGCGGCGGAGGAGGGCATCCGGCAGTTCCTCGACATCGGTACCGGCCTGCCCACGCAGGACAACGTCCACCAGATCGCCCAGCGCATCGCCCCGGACACCCGGGTCGTGTACGTCGACAACGACCCGATCGTGCTCGCCCACGCACGCGCCCTGCTCACCAGCGGGCCCGAGGGCCGTACCGACTACATCGACGCCGACCTGGCCGACCCGGCCCAGATCCTCGAACACGCCCGCAAGACCCTCGACTTCGACCAGCCGATCGCGCTCGTCCTCGCGGCTGTCCTGCACTTCGTGGCGGAGCCGGAGGCGTACGACATCGTGCGCGAGCTGGTCGACGCGCTGCCGTCCGGCAGCCGGCTCGTCCTCAGCCACCTCACCGAGGACCTGAACCCCGAGAACATCCGCGCGGTCCAACGGACGTACACCGAGCGCGGGTTCACCTTCGTGCTCCGCTCCAGGGCCGAGGTGGAACGCTTCTTCGAGGAGAACGGGCTCACCCTCGACGAGCCGGGTGTCGTGCCCGCCCACCACTGGCGTCCGGACGGCGGCGCGCCGGTCCCGGAGCAGGTCGAGGCCGCGTACTTCGACTCCCTGGACGACATCGAGAAGGTCCGCTACCGCGACATCAACGACGTCACGGACGCGGACATCAACGTGTACGGGGCGAGTGGCCGCAAGGGCTGA
- the hemB gene encoding porphobilinogen synthase, whose amino-acid sequence MSKYGSFPGARPRRLRTSPVMRRMVAETRLHPADFILPAFVREGVSEPVPISAMPGVVQHTRDSLKKAAVDAVAAGVSGIMLFGVPEEGKKDALGTPGTDPDGILQVAIRDVRAEVGDELLVMSDLCLDETTDHGHCGVLDAEGRVDNDATLERYAEMAQVQADAGAHVVGPSGMMDGQIGVVRDALDQIGREDVAILAYTAKYSSAFYGPFREAVGSSLKGDRKTYQQDPANVRESLRELALDLEEGADIVMVKPAGPYLDILARVADAVDVPVAAYQISGEYSMIEAAAEKGWVDRERAILETLTGIKRAGAQNILTYWATEAARML is encoded by the coding sequence ATGTCGAAGTACGGATCCTTTCCCGGTGCGCGTCCTCGGCGGCTGCGTACCTCGCCCGTCATGCGGCGCATGGTCGCCGAGACGAGACTGCACCCCGCCGACTTCATCCTCCCCGCCTTCGTGCGGGAAGGCGTGAGCGAGCCCGTTCCGATCTCCGCCATGCCGGGGGTCGTCCAGCACACCCGGGACAGCCTGAAGAAGGCAGCCGTGGACGCCGTGGCGGCCGGGGTCTCCGGGATCATGCTCTTCGGGGTGCCCGAGGAGGGCAAGAAGGACGCCCTCGGGACCCCCGGTACCGACCCGGACGGGATTCTCCAGGTCGCCATCCGTGATGTGCGGGCCGAGGTGGGGGACGAGCTGCTCGTCATGTCCGACCTCTGTCTCGACGAGACCACCGATCACGGGCACTGCGGGGTACTGGACGCGGAAGGGCGCGTCGACAACGACGCCACCCTGGAGCGGTACGCCGAGATGGCCCAGGTGCAGGCCGACGCCGGGGCCCATGTCGTGGGCCCCAGCGGGATGATGGACGGGCAGATCGGGGTCGTCCGGGATGCCCTCGACCAGATCGGGCGCGAGGACGTCGCCATCCTCGCCTACACCGCCAAGTACTCGTCCGCCTTCTACGGGCCCTTCCGGGAAGCCGTCGGTTCCTCGCTGAAGGGGGACCGGAAGACGTATCAGCAGGACCCCGCCAATGTCCGGGAGTCGCTGCGGGAGCTGGCGCTCGACCTGGAGGAGGGCGCCGACATCGTCATGGTGAAGCCGGCCGGGCCCTACCTCGACATCCTCGCCCGGGTCGCCGACGCCGTGGACGTGCCCGTCGCCGCGTATCAGATCTCCGGCGAGTACTCGATGATCGAGGCCGCGGCGGAGAAGGGCTGGGTCGACCGGGAGCGGGCCATCCTGGAGACCCTGACCGGGATCAAGCGCGCCGGCGCGCAGAACATCCTCACCTACTGGGCCACCGAGGCTGCCCGCATGCTGTGA
- a CDS encoding uroporphyrinogen-III synthase, whose product MSPTNLPAGPDHGHVTFLGAGPGDPGLLTLRAVEALANADVLVAEHEVLDVVRAHARQGVAELNTELDTPIGSTYPGTGTPQLTVVDGASTTAGVPAVRDAAHLVMEAARGGRRVVRAVSGDPGLDAYAAEEMLACVRAGVPFEVVPGVAAAVGVPAYAGVPLRDAQGADVRFVDARTASDRCWTEVGASDGTVVVSTTLDSVAAAAAELVAAGRKPDTPLTVTIAGTTTRQRTWSATLGTIAQTFKQGKVLPSPDGGRPVIAVVGERFAAAQREQLSWFENKPLFGWRVLVPRTKEQSASLSDQLRSYGAVPHEVPTIAVEPPRTPQQMERAVKGLVTGRYEWIAFTSVNAVKAVREKFEEYGLDARAFAGIKVAAVGEQTAKALVAFGVKPDLVPSGEQSAAGLLDDWPPYDPVFDPIDRVFLPRADIATETLVAGLIELGWEVDDVTAYRTVRASPPPQETREAIKGGGFDAVLFTSSSTVRNLVGIAGKPHNVTVIACIGPATAKTAEEHGLRVDVMAPEPSVHKLAEALADFGLRRRASAVESGDPVTRPSERRPGARRRRTT is encoded by the coding sequence GTGAGCCCCACCAACCTTCCCGCCGGTCCGGACCATGGGCACGTCACCTTTCTCGGTGCCGGACCCGGGGATCCGGGACTACTGACTCTGCGCGCCGTCGAGGCGCTGGCGAACGCGGACGTACTGGTCGCCGAGCACGAGGTGCTCGACGTCGTACGCGCGCACGCCAGACAAGGCGTTGCCGAGCTCAACACCGAATTGGACACGCCTATTGGCAGCACGTATCCAGGCACAGGCACGCCTCAACTAACGGTTGTTGACGGCGCGTCAACAACCGCTGGTGTACCCGCTGTGCGGGATGCCGCACATCTTGTCATGGAGGCCGCACGGGGCGGCAGGCGGGTCGTGCGTGCGGTGTCCGGGGATCCCGGGCTCGACGCGTACGCCGCCGAGGAGATGCTGGCGTGCGTTCGCGCCGGCGTTCCGTTCGAGGTGGTCCCGGGTGTCGCGGCTGCCGTGGGCGTGCCCGCGTACGCGGGTGTGCCGCTGCGGGACGCGCAGGGCGCGGACGTCCGGTTCGTGGACGCCCGTACGGCGTCGGACCGCTGCTGGACCGAGGTCGGGGCTTCCGACGGGACGGTCGTCGTCTCGACGACGCTCGACTCGGTGGCCGCGGCGGCGGCCGAGCTGGTCGCGGCCGGGCGCAAGCCGGACACTCCGCTGACCGTGACGATCGCCGGGACCACGACGCGTCAGCGGACCTGGTCGGCCACGCTGGGGACCATCGCCCAGACGTTCAAGCAGGGCAAGGTCCTGCCGTCGCCCGACGGTGGCCGGCCCGTGATAGCCGTGGTCGGTGAGCGGTTCGCCGCCGCTCAGCGCGAGCAGCTGTCGTGGTTCGAGAACAAGCCGCTGTTCGGTTGGCGGGTGCTGGTGCCGCGTACGAAGGAGCAGTCGGCGTCGCTCTCCGACCAGCTGCGGTCCTACGGGGCAGTGCCGCACGAGGTGCCGACGATCGCCGTCGAGCCGCCGCGGACTCCGCAGCAGATGGAGCGGGCGGTCAAGGGCCTGGTCACGGGCCGTTATGAGTGGATCGCCTTCACTTCGGTGAACGCGGTCAAGGCCGTGCGGGAGAAGTTCGAGGAGTACGGGCTCGACGCCCGTGCCTTCGCCGGGATCAAGGTCGCCGCGGTGGGCGAGCAGACCGCCAAGGCGCTGGTCGCCTTCGGTGTGAAGCCCGATCTGGTGCCGAGCGGGGAGCAGTCCGCTGCCGGCTTGCTGGACGACTGGCCTCCCTACGACCCGGTCTTCGATCCGATCGACCGCGTTTTCCTGCCTCGGGCGGACATCGCCACGGAGACGTTGGTCGCCGGGCTGATCGAGCTGGGCTGGGAGGTCGACGACGTCACGGCCTACCGGACGGTGCGGGCCTCGCCGCCGCCGCAGGAGACCCGGGAGGCGATCAAGGGGGGCGGCTTCGACGCCGTTCTCTTCACGTCGTCGTCCACCGTGAGGAACCTGGTGGGGATCGCGGGCAAGCCTCACAACGTGACGGTGATCGCGTGTATCGGGCCGGCCACGGCGAAGACCGCCGAGGAGCATGGGCTGCGGGTCGATGTCATGGCTCCGGAGCCGTCCGTGCACAAGTTGGCGGAGGCGTTGGCGGACTTCGGGCTGCGGCGGAGGGCTTCCGCTGTGGAGTCGGGGGATCCGGTTACCCGGCCGAGTGAGCGGCGGCCCGGGGCTCGGCGTCGGCGCACGACGTAG